From Acidobacteriota bacterium, a single genomic window includes:
- a CDS encoding N-6 DNA methylase has translation MAKESARKHEVAFCAEVAKWAEKLFDEDPRLSLGSSDIESFGRGSQKRQDLRFYARQSGGQGKLALCGEVKLPGTPQGRSPFDLALMQDAFNKATAENCRYFFTWNVEHLALFDRSLWDAESMHERCIGQWRLGLELNKPTDVARELVSQKLRDEFLPKFFADFSEIYQGVKPNLGQPPAEFYIAVLETHLSGPLGPVRELRDYLEVEASRNKEFDALLIKWMIEQQWNFDRSDPESWRDMIDRTARSMCYVLSNRILFYQAVRARNRLPELKLPRNADTPQLALDYLRARFEEAVDRTGDYEPVFFPESKEESALMALSCAGSLEAWGKFIVAIDKFNFKEVPTDILGGVFQKLISPEERHKFGQHYTDEDLVDVINAFCIRRADAAVLDPACGSGSFLVRAYYRKHQLDKRLTNQELLSGLYGCDINPFPAHLATLNLAARNISNEENYPRIARRNFFTVEPNKMFCELPRHALGGKLERYDVVLPALDAVVGNPPYVRHEEIPKAAKGVIRDQTKEHLYELVTRAWPGIGLSKQSDLHVYFWPAAARFLKADGWFGFLVSSSWLDARYGFALQEWILRYFKLVALIESVDEPWFEDARVKTVAVILQRCDDEAARNANLTRFVRLKRPLKEILGARGSREEGAEPLRQAAAERLRDLMLKARSDQSTDDWRIMQRAQSELWQEGLSVAQMFARQKVLVAAQQTTAGAEDEEDFEETDDVPARETGQVALPTNQSEYGGGKWGRYLRAPDFYFDVMRRFGARFTRLGDVATIKRGITSGCDAFFMPRNVSAELLAKYQTEAEWKILPLMHRCSRAAVASGELVIVRCGDNTLHPIEAHFVKPEVHSLMQVDRPVVTPEQLNRVVLWVNQELKEIKGTLAYKFIIWGSKETFASKKSKSVPVPQRATCAGRPRWYDLTGIETGIGFWPKSQQYRHIIPANTYSLNCNCNLYDLHSLLGSSLATRALMPLLNSTLIALIKCFFGRYAGTEGNLKTEVVDTVLIEIPDPRHITEALLQRLETAFAAL, from the coding sequence ATGGCAAAAGAATCAGCTCGCAAACACGAAGTCGCCTTTTGCGCCGAGGTGGCGAAATGGGCGGAAAAGCTTTTTGACGAAGACCCGCGTCTGTCTTTGGGGTCATCCGACATCGAGAGCTTTGGTCGCGGCAGCCAGAAGCGCCAAGACCTGCGCTTTTACGCGCGACAATCGGGCGGGCAAGGCAAGCTGGCCTTGTGTGGCGAAGTCAAACTGCCCGGCACACCGCAAGGCCGCTCACCCTTCGATCTGGCGCTGATGCAGGACGCTTTCAACAAAGCCACCGCCGAAAACTGCCGCTACTTTTTCACCTGGAACGTCGAGCATCTGGCGCTCTTTGATCGTTCGTTGTGGGACGCCGAATCCATGCACGAGCGGTGCATTGGGCAATGGCGGCTCGGCCTCGAACTGAACAAGCCGACCGATGTGGCGCGCGAATTGGTCAGCCAGAAATTGCGTGATGAGTTTCTGCCCAAATTCTTCGCGGACTTCAGCGAAATTTATCAGGGCGTCAAACCCAATCTCGGCCAACCGCCTGCCGAGTTTTACATCGCCGTACTCGAAACGCATCTCTCAGGCCCGCTGGGGCCAGTGCGTGAGTTGCGCGATTACTTGGAAGTCGAAGCCAGCCGCAACAAAGAGTTCGACGCGCTGTTAATCAAATGGATGATCGAACAGCAATGGAACTTCGACCGCAGCGACCCGGAATCGTGGCGCGACATGATTGACCGCACCGCGCGCAGCATGTGTTACGTGCTCAGCAATCGCATCCTGTTTTATCAAGCCGTGCGGGCGCGCAACCGGCTGCCCGAATTGAAACTGCCGCGTAATGCCGATACGCCGCAACTGGCGCTTGATTACTTGCGGGCGCGCTTTGAGGAAGCCGTTGACCGCACGGGCGATTACGAACCGGTGTTCTTTCCAGAAAGCAAAGAGGAATCGGCGCTGATGGCGTTGTCGTGTGCGGGTTCGCTCGAAGCCTGGGGCAAGTTCATCGTCGCGATAGACAAGTTCAACTTCAAGGAAGTCCCGACCGATATTTTGGGCGGCGTCTTTCAAAAGCTCATTAGCCCCGAAGAACGCCATAAGTTCGGCCAGCATTACACCGACGAAGATTTGGTGGATGTTATCAACGCCTTTTGCATTCGCCGCGCCGACGCTGCCGTACTCGATCCGGCCTGCGGATCGGGCAGCTTTCTGGTCCGCGCTTATTACCGCAAACATCAACTCGACAAACGGCTGACCAATCAGGAATTGCTCAGCGGCTTGTATGGATGCGACATTAATCCTTTTCCGGCGCATCTGGCGACGCTCAATCTGGCGGCGCGCAACATCTCGAACGAAGAGAATTACCCGCGCATCGCCCGGCGCAACTTCTTCACTGTCGAGCCAAACAAGATGTTTTGTGAATTGCCGCGCCACGCCCTCGGCGGCAAGCTGGAACGTTATGACGTTGTGCTGCCCGCACTCGATGCCGTAGTCGGTAATCCGCCTTACGTGCGGCACGAAGAAATTCCCAAAGCCGCTAAAGGCGTCATCCGCGATCAAACCAAAGAGCATTTGTATGAACTGGTCACACGCGCCTGGCCGGGCATCGGCTTGTCGAAACAATCAGACTTGCACGTTTATTTCTGGCCTGCGGCAGCGCGTTTTTTGAAAGCGGACGGTTGGTTCGGCTTTCTCGTTTCATCGAGTTGGCTTGATGCGCGCTACGGGTTTGCATTGCAGGAATGGATTCTGCGCTACTTCAAGCTGGTCGCTTTGATCGAGAGCGTAGACGAGCCGTGGTTCGAAGACGCGCGCGTCAAAACCGTCGCCGTCATCCTGCAACGTTGCGATGACGAAGCCGCACGCAACGCCAACCTGACACGCTTCGTGCGGCTCAAACGTCCGCTCAAAGAAATTCTCGGCGCGCGCGGCAGCCGCGAAGAAGGCGCGGAACCTTTGCGGCAAGCTGCGGCAGAACGGCTGCGCGATTTGATGCTCAAAGCCAGGAGCGACCAAAGCACTGACGACTGGCGCATCATGCAGCGCGCGCAAAGCGAACTCTGGCAAGAAGGGCTTTCAGTCGCGCAAATGTTCGCCCGGCAAAAGGTGCTCGTCGCCGCACAGCAGACAACAGCGGGGGCAGAAGACGAAGAGGACTTTGAAGAAACCGATGACGTCCCCGCACGCGAAACCGGTCAGGTGGCGCTGCCTACGAACCAAAGCGAATACGGCGGCGGCAAGTGGGGGCGCTATTTGCGCGCGCCGGATTTTTACTTCGACGTGATGCGGCGCTTTGGCGCGCGCTTCACGCGACTGGGCGATGTCGCCACGATCAAACGCGGCATCACGAGCGGCTGTGATGCTTTCTTTATGCCGCGCAACGTCTCGGCAGAGTTGTTGGCGAAATATCAGACCGAAGCGGAATGGAAGATCTTGCCACTGATGCATCGTTGTAGTCGCGCCGCTGTCGCCAGCGGCGAATTGGTCATTGTCAGATGTGGCGACAATACGTTGCATCCCATCGAAGCCCACTTCGTTAAACCAGAAGTTCACAGCCTGATGCAGGTTGATCGTCCGGTTGTTACCCCCGAACAACTCAATCGCGTCGTACTGTGGGTCAATCAGGAATTGAAGGAGATCAAAGGAACCCTCGCATACAAGTTCATTATCTGGGGCAGCAAGGAAACCTTTGCTTCCAAGAAATCCAAAAGCGTGCCTGTGCCGCAGCGCGCGACATGCGCTGGCCGTCCGCGTTGGTACGACTTAACCGGAATTGAGACTGGTATTGGTTTCTGGCCGAAGTCGCAACAGTATCGGCACATCATTCCAGCAAATACTTACAGCCTGAATTGCAACTGCAATCTCTACGATTTGCATTCATTGCTTGGTTCGTCGCTGGCAACGCGCGCCTTGATGCCACTGCTCAATTCAACATTGATCGCTTTGATCAAATGTTTCTTTGGGCGTTACGCAGGTACAGAAGGCAATCTCAAGACCGAAGTCGTGGATACCGTGCTGATCGAAATCCCCGACCCACGCCACATCACTGAAGCCCTACTGCAACGGCTCGAAACCGCATTCGCCGCCCTGTAG
- a CDS encoding type II toxin-antitoxin system RelE/ParE family toxin, with translation MKLKRRYFLSADAGSDFAEQFAYFCEAADWEVADRFFTATLAAFDRICEMPEIGNRRRFNNAMLVNVRMWPIKGFDKYRIFYRPLGNRIEILRILHAARDVDAIFGDED, from the coding sequence ATGAAGCTGAAACGGCGCTACTTTCTTTCAGCAGACGCGGGCAGCGATTTCGCCGAACAGTTTGCCTACTTCTGCGAGGCTGCTGACTGGGAAGTCGCTGACCGCTTCTTTACCGCGACGCTGGCGGCCTTTGACCGTATCTGTGAAATGCCGGAGATCGGCAACCGCCGCCGCTTCAACAATGCAATGCTCGTCAACGTGCGCATGTGGCCTATCAAAGGCTTCGATAAGTACCGTATCTTCTACCGCCCACTCGGCAATCGCATCGAGATTCTGCGCATCCTGCACGCGGCCAGAGACGTGGACGCGATTTTTGGAGACGAAGACTAA
- a CDS encoding type II toxin-antitoxin system ParD family antitoxin, translated as MKTETQDTLTSLKIPVLTSQKSYLEQRAALEGLAEPGDYLRQLIRADQQRQAQAELEQLLVNAIENDTWIEGTPEYWAQKKAELVAQYQPQTKQ; from the coding sequence ATGAAGACTGAAACGCAAGACACACTTACCAGCTTAAAGATTCCCGTGCTGACCTCGCAGAAAAGCTACCTCGAACAGCGGGCAGCGCTGGAAGGCTTGGCCGAGCCAGGCGATTATCTGCGCCAACTGATTCGTGCCGACCAACAACGCCAAGCCCAAGCGGAGTTGGAACAATTGCTCGTCAATGCCATCGAAAACGATACCTGGATTGAGGGCACGCCGGAGTATTGGGCGCAAAAGAAAGCCGAACTCGTCGCGCAATACCAACCACAGACCAAGCAATGA
- a CDS encoding Gfo/Idh/MocA family oxidoreductase codes for MSKNITRRTFVTTSTASVIATAASARRVPGANGRLRVGVIGCGGQSQGSHIPPLLKMKDSDNVDIVAVCDVYQKRLDQVVEKTGAKPFKEYRQLLEQKDIDYVTIVTPEHWHARMTLDAADAGKHIYCEKPMTWSIEEAKKVVAKIKQTGVKMQVGVQGMSDDSYEVAQKMIKEGKIGTPIQAQIDYSRNHKRDFWVDDNPDQDVKPGVNLDWNAFLGQAPKRPFDLDRFLHWRRYWDYSGGIATDLFVHRITRMIRALDLKFPDKVCAVGGKWEFRQSPAEIPDTFNMMLDYPQGLSVVVLSSMANAEPIPHVIRGHEATLEFTRSGFVIRPEGRLNREGGKEVITHQKTGGEDTLLHHRNLQDAIRNGAAIKTDVMTGYYGIVAVRMAIDSYRKRKYMRWDPVRERSVEA; via the coding sequence ATGAGCAAGAACATTACTCGTCGCACATTTGTCACTACGTCCACGGCATCTGTCATTGCGACTGCCGCTAGCGCCCGCCGCGTGCCGGGCGCGAATGGCCGGTTGCGCGTCGGCGTTATCGGCTGTGGCGGTCAGTCGCAGGGCTCGCACATTCCGCCCTTACTGAAGATGAAAGACAGCGACAACGTAGACATCGTTGCCGTTTGCGATGTTTACCAAAAACGGCTGGATCAGGTCGTCGAAAAGACCGGCGCGAAACCGTTCAAAGAATACCGCCAGTTGCTCGAGCAGAAAGATATTGATTACGTCACCATCGTCACGCCCGAACACTGGCACGCGCGCATGACGCTGGATGCCGCCGATGCGGGCAAGCACATCTATTGCGAAAAGCCGATGACGTGGTCTATCGAAGAGGCTAAGAAAGTCGTCGCCAAAATCAAACAGACCGGCGTCAAAATGCAGGTCGGTGTGCAAGGCATGTCCGATGACTCATACGAAGTGGCGCAAAAGATGATCAAAGAGGGCAAGATCGGCACACCCATCCAGGCGCAGATTGATTATTCGCGCAACCACAAGCGCGATTTCTGGGTGGACGATAATCCAGACCAGGACGTCAAACCCGGCGTCAATCTGGACTGGAACGCTTTTCTGGGCCAAGCGCCGAAACGTCCGTTTGATCTCGACCGCTTTCTGCACTGGCGGCGCTATTGGGATTATTCCGGCGGCATCGCGACCGACCTGTTCGTACACCGCATCACGCGCATGATTCGCGCGCTCGATTTGAAATTCCCGGATAAGGTTTGCGCCGTGGGCGGCAAGTGGGAGTTTCGTCAGAGTCCGGCGGAGATTCCCGATACGTTCAACATGATGCTGGATTATCCGCAAGGCCTGTCGGTGGTGGTGCTGTCTTCGATGGCGAATGCCGAGCCAATTCCGCACGTCATTCGCGGCCACGAGGCGACGCTCGAATTCACGCGCAGCGGCTTCGTGATTCGCCCCGAAGGCCGCCTGAACAGAGAAGGTGGCAAGGAAGTCATCACGCACCAAAAGACGGGCGGCGAAGACACCTTGCTGCACCATCGCAACCTGCAAGACGCGATTCGCAATGGCGCGGCGATCAAGACCGATGTGATGACGGGCTATTACGGCATCGTGGCCGTGCGCATGGCAATTGATTCGTATCGGAAGCGGAAATATATGCGCTGGGACCCGGTCAGGGAGCGTTCGGTCGAAGCATAA
- a CDS encoding DUF2156 domain-containing protein, with protein sequence MEWQQFNTIPPELQRVRALVLRHGWNSTAYQILNPGISHWFSSAGDAVLGFVEHHGVRIVAGAPVCEQARLAEVVGEFESASTAAGQRVCYFCAESRLENVLRESAKHSMVVLGAQPAWQPQQWSRAFEQRSSLKAQLNRARNKAVTVSEWPVERARRAPELLRCLREWLATRSFPTLHFLIEPMTLERLYDRRIFVAERRNEIVGFVVASPVPRRQGWLIEQIIRGRGAVNGTSELMIDTAIRTLASDGSEFVTLGLSPLSHRALAGANPNPLWLRLVLAWVRAHGRRFYNFDGLDAFKSKFQPERWEPIFAIANEAHFSPLTLYAVAAAFTQSSPFGAMLRATLKAAQTELEWLAGKAA encoded by the coding sequence ATGGAGTGGCAGCAGTTCAACACGATCCCGCCGGAGTTGCAGCGCGTGCGCGCACTGGTGTTGCGCCACGGCTGGAACTCGACAGCCTACCAGATTCTCAATCCCGGCATATCACATTGGTTTTCATCCGCGGGTGACGCGGTGCTCGGTTTTGTCGAACACCACGGCGTGCGCATCGTCGCGGGCGCGCCTGTGTGCGAACAAGCGCGACTGGCCGAAGTCGTCGGCGAATTTGAAAGCGCCAGCACGGCTGCCGGACAGCGCGTTTGTTATTTCTGCGCCGAATCGCGGTTAGAAAACGTGCTGCGTGAATCGGCCAAGCACTCGATGGTCGTGCTGGGTGCGCAACCGGCGTGGCAACCGCAGCAATGGTCACGCGCCTTTGAACAGCGCTCTTCCTTAAAAGCGCAACTGAACCGCGCTCGCAACAAAGCCGTGACGGTCAGCGAATGGCCGGTCGAACGCGCCCGCCGCGCGCCTGAATTGTTGCGCTGTTTGCGCGAATGGCTGGCAACGCGCAGCTTTCCGACGTTGCATTTTTTGATTGAACCGATGACGTTGGAACGGCTCTATGACCGGCGCATCTTTGTGGCCGAACGGCGTAATGAGATCGTCGGATTTGTCGTCGCTTCGCCCGTACCACGCCGGCAGGGCTGGTTGATCGAACAGATCATACGCGGGCGCGGTGCCGTCAACGGCACCAGTGAATTGATGATTGATACGGCGATTCGCACGCTGGCCTCTGACGGCAGCGAATTCGTCACGCTGGGCCTATCGCCGCTCTCACACCGCGCGTTGGCTGGCGCGAATCCCAACCCGCTTTGGCTGCGCCTGGTGCTGGCTTGGGTGCGTGCGCACGGGCGGCGGTTTTATAACTTTGACGGTTTGGATGCTTTCAAATCTAAATTTCAACCGGAACGCTGGGAACCGATCTTCGCCATCGCCAACGAGGCGCATTTTTCGCCGCTGACGTTGTATGCGGTCGCGGCGGCCTTCACGCAAAGCTCGCCGTTCGGGGCAATGTTGCGGGCAACGCTGAAGGCAGCGCAGACGGAATTGGAGTGGCTGGCGGGCAAGGCGGCTTGA
- a CDS encoding SMP-30/gluconolactonase/LRE family protein, which yields MSALTAELEFQHDSLLGEGPVWDWRTQQLYWVDIEGYRVHIYNPATRAHRVINVGEFVGSAAVKAAGGLVLALKSGFAALDLATGALTPIADAESHLPGNRFNDGKCDPAGRFWAGSLALDEDHGEGQGNLWCLNANHNVVLKEPGVWISNGLAWTRDERTMYYIDSPQQCVVAYDYDKVSGALANRREVIRVDGSAHGYPDGMTIDEEGMLWVAHWDGGHICRWNPQTGEELAEIKVPVSRPTSCVFGGADFGTLYITSARTRLSAEKLAGQPLAGSIFKCRPGVCGLPMNEYAG from the coding sequence ATGTCAGCACTTACAGCAGAATTGGAATTCCAGCACGACTCACTGTTGGGCGAAGGGCCGGTTTGGGACTGGCGCACACAGCAACTCTATTGGGTAGACATTGAGGGCTACCGCGTTCACATTTACAACCCGGCCACGCGGGCGCATCGCGTCATCAACGTGGGCGAGTTCGTCGGTTCGGCAGCGGTCAAAGCAGCAGGCGGTTTGGTGCTGGCCTTGAAAAGCGGCTTTGCGGCGCTGGACTTGGCAACCGGCGCCCTCACACCCATCGCGGATGCCGAATCACATCTGCCGGGCAATCGGTTTAACGATGGCAAGTGCGATCCGGCGGGCCGGTTCTGGGCCGGTTCGCTGGCGCTGGACGAAGACCACGGCGAAGGCCAAGGCAATCTCTGGTGCCTGAATGCCAACCACAACGTTGTGTTGAAAGAACCGGGCGTGTGGATTTCGAATGGCCTGGCGTGGACGCGCGACGAACGGACGATGTACTACATTGATTCGCCGCAGCAGTGCGTGGTCGCGTATGACTACGATAAGGTAAGCGGCGCGCTTGCCAACCGGCGCGAGGTGATTCGCGTGGACGGCAGCGCGCACGGCTATCCCGACGGGATGACGATTGATGAAGAGGGCATGCTCTGGGTCGCGCATTGGGATGGCGGGCACATTTGCCGCTGGAATCCGCAAACGGGCGAAGAGTTGGCCGAGATCAAAGTGCCGGTGTCGCGCCCAACGTCGTGTGTGTTTGGCGGCGCGGATTTTGGGACGCTTTACATCACGTCGGCGCGCACGCGGCTGAGCGCGGAGAAGCTGGCCGGACAGCCATTGGCGGGGAGTATTTTCAAATGTCGTCCCGGCGTGTGCGGCTTGCCAATGAACGAATACGCGGGTTGA